The DNA sequence GCGCTCCGGTGATAGAGCCGCACGGATAGAGGGCATGGAATATGTCGCGCAGCGCCACGTCGTCGCGCAGGCGTGCCTCGACGGTGGACGTCATTTGCAGCACGCCGCTGAAGCGGTCGACCTGGAACAGCTGCGGCACCCGTACCGATCCGAACCGGGCCACGCGCCCCAGGTCGTTGCGCAGAAGGTCGACGATCATCAGGTTCTCGGCACGGTTTTTCGGATCAGCCGCGAGCGCCGCGGCACGTTCCCTGTCCTGCCCGGCATCGCCCGTGGCGGCCGCGGTGCCCTTCATCGGGCGTGTCAGCAGCGTGCCTTGCGCGTGCTGCATGAACAGCTCGGGCGACAGGGACAGAACGGCGCGCCCATCCGGCAGCACGATGAATGCGCCGTACGGCACCGGCTGCCGCTGCCGCAGCCGGCGGTACAGCGCGTGCGGCGCGCCGAATGCCTCGAAGCGCAGGCGGTACGTATAGTTGATCTGATAAGTGTCGCCGGCTTCGATGTAGGCGTGGATGCGCGCAATCGCCTCGGCGAACTGCTCCTGCGTCACGCTGGCCGAGATGCCGGCAATGCCGGCCGGCCGGCCATCGTCGCATCGCCGCGCCAGCCATTGTTCGACCTGCGCCGAGGACAGCCGCTCGCAGCGATCGAACAGCATAACCTGCGCCAGCGGCCCGGCATCTTCGCGCGGCGCAAGCGCGTGCAGGGCCGCGCCCAGCTCATAGGAAAACACGCCCACCGCGTGCAAGCCCTGCCGCAACGCATCTTGCATCGCATCGAGCATGGCCGGCAGCCCGGCGGCATCGCCGCAGGACAGCGCGCCGGCATAACCGGTGTACAGGCGCGAGCGCGGATCGGCATCGCCGGCCCGGCAGTCGTCGAGCAGCGCAATGCAATCGGTGGCGGGATTGAAAGGAGAATTCAAGGCGGTACAGACAGCGATAATGCGGCGGCGCGCTGGACACGGCGCCGAAACGCGTATTGTAATGCCAAGCCGGGCAGCGGTCAGGCGGGGCTATTCCCGACGGAGTGCCGCGCAAGCCGCACCTGACCGCTGCCTGTTCTTACGCCAGCAGCAGCGCGATCTGCGCCTGCGCGTTCTCCGACGGACTTT is a window from the Noviherbaspirillum sp. UKPF54 genome containing:
- the pabB gene encoding aminodeoxychorismate synthase component I, translating into MNSPFNPATDCIALLDDCRAGDADPRSRLYTGYAGALSCGDAAGLPAMLDAMQDALRQGLHAVGVFSYELGAALHALAPREDAGPLAQVMLFDRCERLSSAQVEQWLARRCDDGRPAGIAGISASVTQEQFAEAIARIHAYIEAGDTYQINYTYRLRFEAFGAPHALYRRLRQRQPVPYGAFIVLPDGRAVLSLSPELFMQHAQGTLLTRPMKGTAAATGDAGQDRERAAALAADPKNRAENLMIVDLLRNDLGRVARFGSVRVPQLFQVDRFSGVLQMTSTVEARLRDDVALRDIFHALYPCGSITGAPKRRTMQIIRELEPDARGIYTGAIGWFDAPGADNPHSVGDFCLSVPIRTLCLQAAANGVRQGEMGVGAGIVHDSLAADEFAECALKAAFLTGLPNEFELLETIYATRKGGCRHLDLHLQRLSASARYFGFQYDQSRVRAALRGTCDALPPEVPHRLRLALRRDGGCDLQSAPLAPLHEPVGVLLAPEAVAADDVFLRHKTTVRQRYDAAWREAEARGAFDMLFRNTDGELTEGGRSNVFVKLDGRWCTPPLSSGLLPGVMRAVLLADPAWNAQERRLTPEDLWRAEEIVVCNALRGVLRASLMAG